The DNA region GCTATTCCCAAACCGCCTGCAATTATTAGGACGTTGTGTCCCTCCATTATCTCCACGGGGAAGCCGTTACCGTAAGGTCCCCTTATCGCAACAAGGTCTCCCGGCTTAAGCCTGTGGAGAACCTCCGTCTTCCTTCCAACTTTCCTAACGGTCAGTTCAATCGTTCCCCTCCTTGTAGGGGAGGAGCAGATAGAAATGGGAATTTCACCCGCCTTTGGAACTGTTATCATTACGAACTGGCCCGGTATGTGATTCCAAGAACTGTTAAGCTTCTCATCCAAGAAGGTGAAGGAAAACTTTTTGTGGTCCGGAGCCAGCTCCTCAACATCCGTTATGAGAGCTTTATGAGGCAGTAGCGGGTCACCCGGTAGTGGTTTGTTCAGGAGCTTCTCTAAGCTCTTCTTCATCTGCTGTTCCTCTCAGTTTCTTTATTGTTTCAACCATGCTTATCTTGGCGGGACACTCAGCACTACACCTACCACAACCAACACACCCAAGCTTTTCTATTTGGTAGAGGTATCCAACAAGCTTGTGGTAGTAGCGGTGCTTGAATCTATCTGCCCTCGTTGGCTTGAAGTAGTGACCTCCCGCTACAAGGGAGTAATAGGGATACTGGCAAGAGGTTGTGAATTCAACTCTCGCAACCTTTCTGCCGTCTAAGTCTGGTATATCAACGCACGTGTAACAGAAGCAGGTTGGACAGACGTTCGTGCAGGTTCCGCAGCCAAGACACCTTTTGGCTTCTTCTTCCCAGACAGGAGAGTCGTACTCCAGCTCAATAACTTGAGAGATTCTTCCAAAGTCTGGAAGCTTCTCTATTTCAAAGAGAGCTTTCTTAAAGGAAGTGCTCTTCTTATACCTATCAAGGTCTTCTTTAGTTATTTCCCTAAATATTTTCCGGAGCTTGAGGATAATTTCGTCTCCCTTAGGACTTCCAATGCTGACAAAGTAGTCGTCTCCTATATCCGTCAGGAAGAGGTCCCAGTTTGCACCATCTGGGAAAGCAGTCCCCGTTGAGAGGCAGAAACAGTACTCGTCTGGACGGCAAGAAATTCCAATTAAAACCGTTTTCTTCCTAACTTCAAGGTACCTCGGGTCTGGATTGTCCCTAAGGTAAACGGAGTCAAGAATTGAAATTCCGTGAAGGTCACAGGAGTGGATACCGAAAATAATCTGCTCCACTGGACGGAAGCTGCTCTTAAACTCTAAGGTATCCGTGCTGTACGTATACCTCTCCCTTCTGTAAGGAAGGAGGAACTTTTTAGGCGGTAGAATAGTCCTCGTGTAGTTGATTTCTACGTCCAAAACGTCTCTTATCACGTCAAAGACAAACTTTTCACCCTTGCGAACGGGAGCTATTAACCTTCCCAGCTTCTTAAGACCTTCCAAGAACTTTTCCAAGTTCTCCTTCGGGAGAACTTTCGCCTTGTCTATGTGAAACTCCAACTTTTAAATCCTCCTCACTATGATTTTTAGGTATTTATATAAAAATAAACTGATTGAGTCAAGTATTTTTCAATTTCTAAATTTAGATAAGTTCCATCTTATATAAGACAAGCTTAATATAAGGTTTTCTCTACGCAAAGAAGCAATAAAAGTCTAAAAAGGCATTTCATCGCTTTCCCCTCCCTTTGACAAGCCAAACAAAACTTTCCTTGTGAAGACCTACCAGCTAAATAAACTCACCTAACCACTACAGCCAGCCCTTGCCAATAAGCAAACGACACCCGCACACTTTTGATAAGACAAGCAACGCAAAGGTTTTCAACAACTTTAAGGAGAAAAGACAAGATGGTAGACTTTTTTATCAACACTTAAAGCCAACAGTCAAAGGAGAACACGATGAGAGCAAAAATCCTGCTCATTTCAGCTTTCCTAACAACCGCCTCTTACGCTGCAGACTTAAGCTTTGGCGTAAAACTCTTTAAAGACGGACTCTACTCTTTAGCTTCAAAGACCTTTAGTGAAAACATTGAAAGCCTCTCCCCAGAGAGCTTTAAGAAATACTACAAGTACATTTACCTATCATTCCTTAAATCGGGCGATTTTAAGAATCTAAAAGAGTTTATAAGATACTGGGAAAAGAACTTCCCGAGGTTTCACAGGGGAGAGCTCCTAAGCTTAAAAACTTTACTCGGACTAAAAGAGGGAAAACCTATAGAAGAACTTATAAAAAAAGATGATTTAACTCCCCTATCAATAAAAGACAAGGTCGCTTTCTTCAAAACTATCGCTAACTTCCCCCCAAGTAGCGAGGAGCTCTACTACCTTCTCAGCATAGCCTCAAAAGACATAGAACTCAAGGGAGCCGTAAAGGAAAGCGGACTTTTGAGCTTAGCTTTAAAGAAGGCAACGGAAGAAGGTAACACTTCCCTTGCTGACCTTATATTTGAAGCTTACGGGAGGTGGTTTGAGTCTCCTGAAGAGAGAATTCAGTTCGTTAAGTACCTTGAGAGGAAAAAACGGTTTAAAGATGCTCTCCTTGAAGCCGAAAAGCTCTACAAGAAATACCCATCAGACAGGGCAAGGTTAGAGCTCGCAAAGGTTCTCTACCTTAACGGCAAGTACAAAGAAGCTTTAAAACTTTTGCAGAACCCAAAAACAGAAGAAGAAAGATATCTAAAAGCTTGGTGCTACTTTAAGCTTGGGGAAGCGAGAAAGATACCTCAGTTAATAGGCCTTAACGTCTCCCGTCCACAAACCCCAGAAAAAATTAAGGTTCTCTTAAACTTTTACAAGGGCAAATTTGAACTTAAAGAGCTTAAAAAGCTATATCCAGAGCTCTACCTCAAGGCCCTCATATTCTCCTTTTCTACCGAAATACCGGAAAAAGTAGGCTCTCTCCACGACCTTGGATACATCTACTACGAGAGAGGGCTTTACATGAGAGCTCTCTCTACACTTGAAGAGGCTGTACAAGAGGGAAGTGAAAAGCTCTCCATGCCAAGAACCCTCTTCCTCCTTGGCAAGCTCGGTAGCGTAAACGCAGATGTTGTAAGCACCGTATACACAGAGTTGATGAACAGCTACCAGAACACCCCCTACTACGCCGAAGCCGTTGTCCCAGCTGCAAAAGCTTACCTTCTAAAGGGAAATACGAACCTTTCCCTTAAGCTCTTAAAGTACGCAGAATCACAGCTAAAGAAACGCAGCGATGAAGTTAAAAAGCTGATTGCTTTAGCCTACAGGAACTC from Phorcysia thermohydrogeniphila includes:
- a CDS encoding 4Fe-4S dicluster domain-containing protein, translating into MEFHIDKAKVLPKENLEKFLEGLKKLGRLIAPVRKGEKFVFDVIRDVLDVEINYTRTILPPKKFLLPYRRERYTYSTDTLEFKSSFRPVEQIIFGIHSCDLHGISILDSVYLRDNPDPRYLEVRKKTVLIGISCRPDEYCFCLSTGTAFPDGANWDLFLTDIGDDYFVSIGSPKGDEIILKLRKIFREITKEDLDRYKKSTSFKKALFEIEKLPDFGRISQVIELEYDSPVWEEEAKRCLGCGTCTNVCPTCFCYTCVDIPDLDGRKVARVEFTTSCQYPYYSLVAGGHYFKPTRADRFKHRYYHKLVGYLYQIEKLGCVGCGRCSAECPAKISMVETIKKLRGTADEEELREAPEQTTTG